Proteins from one Pyrococcus kukulkanii genomic window:
- the dph5 gene encoding diphthine synthase, whose translation MALYFIGLGLYDEKDITLKGLEIARKCDYVFAEFYTSLMAGTTLERVQELIGKKIKVLSREDVEMNFERIVLPLAKDYDVAFLIPGDPMVATTHSELRIRAKRMGVKSYVIHAPSIYSAIAVTGLHIYKFGKSATVAYPEGNWFPTSYYDVIKENKERGLHTLLFLDIKADRGKYMTANEAMELLLKIEDMKKQNVFTEDTLVVVLARAGSLEPTLKAGFVKDMIRRDFGKQPHVLIVPGKLHIVEAEYLVEIAGAPEEVLKLAR comes from the coding sequence ATGGCTCTCTACTTCATTGGTCTGGGCTTGTACGATGAGAAGGACATAACGCTCAAGGGGCTTGAAATAGCTAGAAAGTGTGATTACGTTTTTGCAGAGTTCTACACCTCTCTAATGGCCGGCACAACTCTTGAAAGAGTTCAAGAGCTAATAGGCAAGAAGATAAAAGTCCTGAGTAGAGAAGACGTGGAGATGAACTTTGAAAGGATAGTCCTTCCCCTGGCTAAGGATTACGACGTTGCATTCTTGATCCCTGGAGATCCCATGGTTGCAACGACTCATTCGGAGCTCAGGATAAGGGCGAAGAGGATGGGAGTAAAAAGCTACGTCATCCACGCCCCAAGCATTTATTCAGCAATCGCAGTTACCGGCCTGCACATCTACAAGTTCGGAAAGAGTGCCACCGTTGCTTACCCTGAAGGCAACTGGTTCCCCACAAGCTATTATGATGTAATAAAGGAGAATAAGGAGAGGGGGTTGCATACCCTCCTATTCTTGGATATAAAGGCAGACCGAGGGAAATATATGACGGCAAATGAGGCTATGGAGTTGCTCCTGAAGATAGAGGACATGAAGAAGCAGAATGTATTCACCGAGGACACCCTCGTGGTTGTTCTGGCTAGAGCTGGTTCCCTCGAGCCAACGCTCAAGGCAGGTTTCGTTAAGGATATGATCCGGAGGGACTTTGGAAAACAGCCTCACGTCCTTATAGTCCCTGGGAAGCTACACATAGTTGAGGCAGAGTATCTGGTTGAAATTGCGGGTGCCCCAGAGGAAGTGTTAAAATTAGCAAGGTAA
- a CDS encoding ACT domain-containing protein has product MRKYFIVKVKENGKLEIPLELAYEIGLVKGAYFLVEIDTNLKEMHIERVALPGKKLVEIEVIVEDKPRILAKVSETLGRLGINILFNEVEELESLGLSAIVAIVDISQSTISLDDLKRELEKIKEVKEVKVLDMD; this is encoded by the coding sequence ATGAGGAAGTACTTTATAGTGAAGGTTAAGGAGAATGGAAAGCTTGAGATTCCACTTGAGCTTGCCTATGAGATAGGGCTCGTTAAGGGGGCGTACTTCCTGGTTGAAATAGACACGAACTTAAAGGAAATGCATATAGAGAGGGTTGCCCTACCTGGAAAAAAGCTTGTGGAAATTGAGGTCATAGTTGAGGACAAGCCGAGAATCCTAGCCAAAGTTAGCGAAACCTTAGGAAGATTAGGCATAAACATACTGTTTAACGAGGTGGAAGAGTTAGAATCCCTAGGTCTGTCTGCAATAGTTGCAATAGTAGATATAAGTCAGAGCACCATCTCATTAGATGACTTAAAAAGGGAACTGGAGAAAATTAAGGAAGTTAAAGAAGTTAAAGTACTAGACATGGACTAA
- a CDS encoding amino acid kinase family protein, with amino-acid sequence MIVFKFGGSSMRLDFQDAVSLVASLSEENEVAVVVSALKGITDDLIRYADSLNQDLAVKVAGECIYHAMLFDFKALYR; translated from the coding sequence ATGATAGTATTCAAGTTCGGCGGGAGCTCAATGAGACTCGACTTTCAGGATGCAGTTTCACTGGTAGCGAGTTTGTCTGAAGAGAACGAGGTAGCTGTAGTTGTTTCGGCCCTTAAAGGGATAACAGACGATCTAATAAGATACGCTGATAGCTTAAATCAGGACCTTGCCGTAAAGGTTGCGGGTGAATGTATTTACCATGCAATGCTCTTCGATTTTAAAGCCCTATATAGATAG
- a CDS encoding amino acid kinase family protein, which yields MQCSSILKPYIDRLFTLPDLKYPALRDYILSMGELLSAVLFASAVSGKVIPGEEIFVGRGEFGDAFIDIEKSRRNAKLIYEALEEALVPVISGFMANLSDKVATLGRE from the coding sequence ATGCAATGCTCTTCGATTTTAAAGCCCTATATAGATAGACTCTTCACCCTTCCTGATCTTAAATATCCCGCCCTTAGGGACTACATCCTCAGCATGGGAGAGTTACTTTCAGCAGTTCTTTTCGCAAGTGCCGTAAGTGGAAAAGTAATCCCAGGGGAGGAAATATTCGTCGGAAGGGGCGAGTTCGGCGATGCATTCATTGATATTGAGAAGAGCAGAAGGAATGCCAAGCTAATATATGAAGCCCTCGAGGAGGCCCTTGTTCCTGTTATTTCAGGATTTATGGCCAATCTCAGCGATAAAGTTGCGACCCTGGGGAGGGAGTGA
- a CDS encoding CARDB domain-containing protein: MGSLHPKFAILIVSAILVLSAFPVSAMYGTKIIDGQLFDWTSSDVVAIGLDSGKDGANLDKLYVAWDENYLYIALKTNNTASWNVAYGIGIDIDPGKGTGYTGDTDAWGRQIKFGNGFGIEYEIYFWWSWDSGMGTDHFIVWNESSWTGYSSLSSIGGSYSYIGDTSTGLQFIEIKIPWSALGGKPEKIGIIAWVTGESGSAVDSLPFDPAVKDSENEWTDQDTFTNLAVISVGSKTIDGDLSDWSENEAILSPPSGLEGADIEKMYVSWDDEYLYIALKTNNTASWNVAYGIGIDVDPGEGTGYTGDTDAWGRKIKFANGFGLEFEIYFWWGWDSGMGPHNFIKWTGNGWEYKSINDIGGSYAYTGDTNTGLQTLEIKIPWSALGGKKSKFAIIAWVAGGEGSSAVDTAPADPAVGDSENEWTDDDTFTSLYLEEWFLMPDLTVSISGPQAIGINRIAEYTVYVKNEGSLDVSDVNVKVYINGTEYKNWTIDVKAGSEVKLTFNWTPTQEGMYEIKVIVDEENKIHEANENNNEYTLVVNVVWVGKIEIDGNPDDWLSVELTNNSYKVTGGFFIWKDMVGDQRHDKDPYLPGKTSSHADLVEFEVTKDDRYLYFLLKFDNMSNIKIGNNGATFVAIPIDYKEGGSYWFAGEMDTKTVIPWDVQVVVNLASSDFKGETKVVTSVSTSKEGLFYIVDSDGNIVQCQDALVGVDLAKNTIEIRIPLSLISGSDEMNLQLATAFSYGPAVWNFGDPFANDEISDVVDTISEDSTEDELADNVPDYYVKLKLNAGVEWASVINYKIERLEIKRREAIQKFLEINRYYGVARYRIEYEKYNELIRNISSMEIPPELREKIENLTAEVPELEKAFQEGIYDIKAGRYSIISAVKIYRAYTGLIRVNDALKRIIQLIVSRQLEWEKEMEELKGKLTKTIDGNLSDWKVKPIVEDTENFGQDGADLKALYVDYDDNFLYIALTTRNKASWRIAYGIALDYKEGGYTTGGDAWGRNIDFERGIDTQIYLFWNGEFFGNPGTNNVTSANLAIWKNGTWEYLKLDEYAFYAYAGGDNGLQTLEIAIPWKVLGEKPEKLYIVAYITGQGVGDSAVDALPDQPTVHDSDNEWTDFDVFTNFAEVVLK; the protein is encoded by the coding sequence ATGGGTAGTCTGCATCCTAAGTTTGCAATATTAATTGTTTCTGCCATATTAGTGCTCTCAGCATTTCCAGTCAGCGCAATGTACGGCACTAAGATCATAGATGGACAACTTTTTGACTGGACCAGTTCTGATGTAGTTGCAATCGGCCTTGATAGCGGTAAAGATGGGGCAAACCTTGATAAACTATACGTCGCTTGGGATGAGAATTACCTCTACATTGCCTTAAAAACCAACAATACTGCAAGCTGGAATGTAGCGTATGGAATCGGAATTGACATAGACCCTGGAAAGGGGACAGGGTACACGGGAGACACAGATGCTTGGGGAAGGCAAATAAAGTTCGGAAATGGGTTTGGAATTGAGTATGAAATATACTTCTGGTGGAGTTGGGATAGTGGCATGGGGACTGACCACTTCATAGTTTGGAATGAGAGCTCATGGACAGGATACTCATCCCTTTCTAGCATAGGTGGGAGCTATTCCTACATTGGAGATACATCCACGGGACTCCAGTTTATAGAGATCAAAATACCATGGTCGGCTCTTGGAGGTAAGCCTGAAAAGATTGGAATAATTGCATGGGTAACTGGGGAAAGTGGAAGTGCCGTTGATTCCCTACCGTTTGATCCAGCCGTGAAAGATTCAGAAAATGAGTGGACCGATCAAGACACATTTACGAATCTTGCTGTTATATCTGTGGGCAGTAAAACAATAGACGGAGATCTGTCAGATTGGTCAGAAAATGAAGCTATTCTTTCACCTCCAAGTGGGCTTGAGGGTGCGGACATTGAGAAGATGTACGTTTCCTGGGACGATGAATACCTCTACATTGCCTTAAAAACCAACAATACTGCAAGCTGGAATGTAGCGTATGGTATCGGAATAGATGTTGATCCGGGAGAGGGAACTGGCTATACAGGAGATACAGACGCTTGGGGCAGAAAGATAAAATTTGCCAACGGTTTTGGCTTAGAGTTCGAGATATACTTCTGGTGGGGTTGGGACAGTGGAATGGGACCTCACAACTTCATAAAGTGGACAGGTAATGGATGGGAGTACAAGAGCATCAATGATATTGGGGGTAGTTACGCCTACACTGGAGATACCAATACGGGGTTGCAAACCCTTGAAATCAAAATACCATGGTCGGCTCTAGGTGGGAAGAAGTCAAAGTTTGCTATAATAGCATGGGTTGCAGGTGGGGAGGGGAGTAGCGCAGTAGATACTGCCCCAGCAGATCCTGCTGTAGGAGATTCGGAGAATGAGTGGACAGATGATGATACGTTCACTAGCCTATACTTAGAGGAATGGTTCTTGATGCCAGACTTAACGGTTAGTATAAGTGGCCCACAGGCAATTGGAATTAATAGGATAGCCGAATACACTGTTTACGTAAAGAACGAGGGGTCACTCGATGTTAGCGACGTTAACGTTAAGGTGTACATTAATGGAACGGAGTACAAGAACTGGACAATTGATGTTAAAGCTGGAAGTGAAGTCAAATTGACTTTTAACTGGACGCCAACCCAAGAGGGAATGTATGAAATTAAAGTGATAGTGGATGAAGAGAATAAGATCCATGAGGCCAATGAGAACAACAATGAATATACATTGGTAGTAAACGTCGTTTGGGTAGGAAAGATAGAGATCGATGGAAATCCAGATGACTGGCTCAGCGTTGAATTGACAAATAACTCGTACAAGGTTACGGGAGGATTCTTCATATGGAAGGATATGGTTGGAGACCAGAGGCACGATAAGGATCCCTATCTCCCAGGTAAAACATCATCCCACGCAGACCTTGTAGAATTTGAAGTTACTAAGGATGATAGATACTTGTACTTCCTCCTTAAGTTCGACAACATGAGCAACATAAAGATCGGGAACAATGGTGCAACGTTCGTTGCTATTCCAATAGACTACAAGGAGGGCGGGAGTTACTGGTTTGCTGGAGAAATGGATACAAAGACCGTTATCCCGTGGGACGTTCAAGTTGTAGTTAACCTGGCAAGTAGTGACTTCAAGGGGGAAACCAAGGTAGTCACGAGTGTTAGTACTTCAAAAGAGGGCCTCTTCTATATCGTCGATTCAGACGGCAACATTGTTCAGTGCCAAGACGCTTTGGTTGGAGTTGATCTTGCCAAGAACACAATTGAGATCAGGATTCCCCTTAGCTTAATAAGCGGTTCAGATGAAATGAACTTACAGTTAGCAACGGCCTTTAGCTATGGTCCTGCAGTTTGGAATTTCGGAGATCCATTTGCAAATGATGAGATAAGTGATGTCGTGGACACGATTTCAGAGGACAGCACAGAGGATGAGCTTGCTGATAACGTTCCAGATTATTACGTAAAGCTCAAGTTAAATGCTGGGGTCGAATGGGCGAGCGTCATAAATTACAAGATCGAAAGGTTGGAAATCAAGAGAAGGGAAGCAATACAGAAGTTCCTAGAGATAAACAGGTACTATGGAGTTGCGAGGTATAGAATCGAGTACGAGAAATACAACGAATTAATCAGGAACATTAGCTCAATGGAAATTCCTCCAGAGCTCAGGGAGAAAATCGAGAATTTAACCGCTGAAGTTCCAGAATTAGAGAAGGCCTTCCAAGAAGGGATATACGATATTAAGGCAGGAAGATACTCAATAATCTCTGCTGTAAAGATATACAGAGCGTACACTGGTCTCATAAGGGTAAATGATGCTCTTAAAAGAATAATTCAGCTTATAGTATCGAGGCAACTCGAATGGGAGAAAGAGATGGAGGAACTCAAAGGGAAATTAACAAAGACTATAGATGGCAACTTAAGCGACTGGAAGGTCAAGCCAATTGTGGAGGATACTGAGAACTTCGGTCAAGATGGTGCGGACTTAAAGGCCCTGTACGTTGATTACGATGATAACTTCCTGTACATAGCATTGACAACTAGGAATAAGGCATCATGGAGGATAGCCTATGGTATTGCTCTTGACTACAAGGAGGGTGGCTATACAACTGGAGGGGACGCCTGGGGCAGGAATATAGACTTCGAAAGGGGCATAGATACTCAAATCTACCTGTTCTGGAATGGTGAATTCTTCGGTAATCCGGGAACAAATAACGTAACCTCAGCTAACTTGGCTATATGGAAGAATGGAACCTGGGAGTACCTTAAGCTAGATGAGTACGCATTCTACGCCTATGCTGGTGGAGATAACGGATTGCAAACCCTAGAGATAGCAATACCGTGGAAAGTGCTTGGAGAGAAGCCAGAGAAACTCTACATAGTCGCGTACATAACTGGACAGGGCGTTGGAGATTCCGCAGTAGATGCTTTACCTGATCAGCCCACTGTACATGACAGTGACAACGAGTGGACGGACTTCGATGTCTTCACGAACTTTGCTGAGGTTGTACTCAAGTGA
- a CDS encoding putative toxin-antitoxin system toxin component, PIN family — MEVVLDYNVVFSAFQKKGTSYLLLVALILDPTIRILVPEYFWEEFEKHEEKLLRHTKLSQEEFEKMLSILKLYSTSVPKELFENELKKAVKLCRDKGDVPYVALALHRRAILITGDLNLKADVEGIIPAYTPREFLELLGR; from the coding sequence ATGGAGGTCGTTTTGGACTATAACGTTGTATTCTCAGCATTTCAGAAGAAGGGAACTTCATATCTCCTTCTTGTTGCCCTGATTCTTGATCCCACAATAAGGATATTAGTCCCAGAGTACTTTTGGGAGGAGTTTGAAAAGCATGAAGAGAAGCTCCTCAGACACACAAAGCTAAGTCAGGAAGAGTTCGAAAAAATGCTATCGATACTAAAGCTATACTCAACGTCCGTCCCAAAAGAGCTCTTTGAAAATGAATTAAAAAAAGCAGTAAAGCTGTGTAGAGACAAAGGAGACGTCCCTTATGTTGCACTCGCACTCCATAGGCGTGCAATTTTGATAACTGGAGATCTAAATCTAAAAGCGGATGTTGAAGGTATAATCCCCGCATATACACCCCGAGAGTTTCTAGAGCTCCTTGGGAGGTGA
- a CDS encoding ATPase translates to MRIIPRRIEVNKLKSPGWKMVYGRRKTGKTFLVEKFTKWDKFYFVKRDGSVFDKQDAISMGYREFISGLLQDLRESKRIVIDEFHRLPDEFLDFLHAYSGTGDLILITSTLWLTTRLIARRESPLLGIAEPIKVGLIDERELLVELKKEVNGKELIEAATYLREPILVPIYRPPLRRFLAEYLASSGAVVEEIVGEAFREEEVTMSRVYLAILSAVADGMQKSGEIASILINKGLIESPSAVQKYLKILTAMGFLEKIPIYGKKRFRYRISSPLLDLHFYLEEKYSYTELETPVEFIAKVIEMKLPFHVQYFVENLLSKVYGLRKTKIEEPKLEVDIALLRFSHLEIVGEVKWKSRVRGEEIRKIEEKLQKFKCRKILFVPSLDVLEREPKNVDVLTPGDLVELARESIATYGE, encoded by the coding sequence ATGAGAATCATTCCCAGGAGAATCGAGGTTAACAAATTAAAATCCCCTGGATGGAAGATGGTATACGGGCGGAGAAAGACTGGAAAAACGTTCTTGGTTGAGAAATTCACAAAATGGGACAAGTTCTATTTCGTAAAAAGGGATGGGAGTGTTTTTGACAAGCAAGATGCGATCTCTATGGGCTATAGAGAATTCATTAGTGGCCTGCTTCAAGATTTAAGAGAAAGCAAAAGGATCGTTATAGATGAGTTTCATAGACTGCCAGATGAGTTCCTTGACTTCCTCCATGCATATTCTGGCACTGGAGACCTTATACTCATAACGTCAACGCTCTGGCTCACAACTAGGCTCATTGCTCGGAGGGAAAGCCCTCTTCTTGGAATAGCAGAGCCAATTAAAGTTGGCTTAATTGATGAGAGGGAATTGCTTGTTGAACTCAAAAAGGAGGTTAACGGGAAAGAATTGATCGAGGCAGCGACGTACTTGAGGGAGCCTATTTTAGTCCCGATATACAGGCCGCCATTGAGGAGATTTCTTGCAGAATACTTGGCAAGTTCAGGGGCTGTAGTTGAAGAGATCGTCGGAGAAGCTTTCAGGGAAGAGGAAGTCACCATGTCCAGGGTATATTTAGCTATTTTATCTGCTGTAGCGGACGGAATGCAGAAGAGTGGAGAAATAGCTAGCATTTTAATAAATAAAGGGTTGATAGAGTCACCCTCTGCAGTTCAGAAGTACTTGAAAATCCTTACGGCCATGGGATTTCTTGAAAAAATCCCCATATATGGAAAGAAGAGGTTCAGATACAGGATATCTTCCCCCTTATTAGATCTTCACTTCTATCTCGAGGAAAAGTACTCCTACACGGAGCTTGAGACACCAGTAGAATTTATAGCCAAAGTTATTGAGATGAAGCTCCCCTTTCACGTTCAGTACTTCGTAGAGAATCTGCTAAGCAAAGTGTATGGGCTGAGAAAAACAAAAATCGAGGAGCCGAAACTTGAAGTTGACATAGCCCTTCTAAGGTTCAGTCATCTCGAAATTGTCGGTGAAGTAAAGTGGAAGTCAAGAGTTAGGGGAGAAGAAATTAGAAAAATCGAAGAAAAGCTCCAAAAATTCAAATGCAGAAAGATACTATTTGTTCCATCCCTGGATGTTCTTGAGAGGGAACCAAAGAACGTTGACGTGCTAACACCGGGAGATCTAGTGGAGCTTGCTAGAGAAAGCATTGCCACCTACGGTGAGTAA
- the argF gene encoding ornithine carbamoyltransferase: MVVSLAGRDLLCLQDYTPEEIWTILETAKMLKIWQKIGKPHRLLEGKTLAMIFQKPSTRTRVSFEVAMAHLGGHALYLNAQDLQLRRGETIADTARVLSRYVDAIMARVYDHKDVEDLAKYASVPVINGLSDFSHPCQALADYMTIWEKKGTIKGVKVVYVGDGNNVAHSLMIAGTKLGADVVVATPEGYEPDEKVIKWAEQNAAESGGSFELLHDPVKAVKDADVIYTDVWASMGQEAEAEQRRKIFRPFQVNKDLVKHAKPDYMFMHCLPAHRGEEVTDDVIDSPNSVVWDQAENRLHAQKAVLALVMGGIKF, encoded by the coding sequence ATGGTGGTTAGCTTAGCTGGAAGAGATCTTCTCTGTCTGCAGGATTACACGCCTGAGGAGATATGGACAATTCTTGAGACGGCTAAGATGCTTAAGATATGGCAGAAGATAGGGAAGCCACACAGACTTCTTGAGGGTAAAACTCTTGCAATGATCTTCCAGAAGCCTTCAACGAGGACGAGGGTAAGCTTTGAAGTTGCAATGGCCCACCTCGGAGGCCATGCCCTGTACTTGAATGCCCAGGATCTTCAGTTGAGGAGGGGAGAGACCATAGCTGATACTGCAAGGGTCTTGAGCAGGTACGTTGATGCAATAATGGCGAGAGTCTACGATCACAAGGATGTTGAGGATTTGGCAAAGTATGCTTCAGTTCCAGTAATAAACGGCCTCAGCGACTTCTCACATCCATGCCAGGCCCTAGCTGATTATATGACGATCTGGGAGAAGAAGGGAACGATAAAGGGAGTTAAGGTTGTGTACGTTGGCGATGGTAACAATGTTGCCCACTCATTGATGATAGCTGGAACCAAGCTTGGAGCAGACGTTGTGGTAGCAACCCCAGAGGGCTATGAGCCCGACGAGAAGGTAATCAAGTGGGCCGAGCAGAATGCAGCGGAGAGCGGTGGAAGCTTCGAGCTACTCCATGATCCAGTTAAAGCTGTCAAGGATGCGGACGTCATATACACCGATGTTTGGGCCTCAATGGGCCAAGAGGCTGAAGCTGAGCAGAGAAGGAAGATATTCAGGCCATTCCAGGTTAACAAGGATTTAGTTAAGCATGCAAAGCCCGACTACATGTTTATGCACTGCCTGCCAGCGCACAGGGGAGAGGAAGTTACCGATGACGTCATTGATTCACCGAACAGCGTCGTCTGGGATCAGGCAGAGAACAGGCTCCACGCGCAGAAGGCTGTCCTTGCCCTAGTAATGGGTGGAATTAAGTTCTGA
- a CDS encoding M24 family metallopeptidase codes for MNEEIFRKRVKRFQEELKKRDIDGAVIRTLSSFIYFTGTKWLRPSLLIPAEGEPEVLVVRNEAEEFKRRSWIEDVEEYQRVEDLMAHIVSWIRNNGMERVGLEFGFERDAYLAFLRIFQRLNPTVDVVDILDITMGLRMIKDEWELEQIRKAGKIAKAGMKVAEEVIKPGKSELEIAAEITRELMIKGSENPKVYVSTTPRAHAEPFRDLKVKENGVVTVVIGADYNHYHANMARTFVIGDPGARVREAIKAKEEAYRLALDETRIGVPLNSVEKKLAEFFRAKGFGNGYITGYTHGVGLLIEELPMPTIIVQTRAQKVQENMVLSIIHAPLMLPEGSIKHEDTYIVKKDKLESVTS; via the coding sequence ATGAATGAAGAAATATTTAGGAAGAGAGTAAAGAGGTTTCAGGAAGAGCTCAAGAAGAGGGACATAGATGGAGCGGTCATAAGAACGCTATCTTCCTTTATCTACTTCACTGGAACTAAGTGGCTTAGGCCCTCCCTTCTAATTCCAGCGGAGGGAGAGCCTGAGGTTCTCGTAGTAAGGAATGAGGCTGAGGAATTCAAGAGAAGGAGTTGGATAGAGGATGTTGAGGAATACCAAAGGGTTGAGGATCTTATGGCCCACATAGTTAGTTGGATACGCAACAACGGGATGGAGAGGGTTGGCCTTGAGTTCGGCTTTGAGAGGGATGCATACCTAGCATTTCTCAGGATATTCCAGAGGTTGAATCCAACGGTAGATGTTGTAGATATTCTGGACATAACAATGGGTCTAAGGATGATCAAGGATGAGTGGGAGCTTGAGCAGATAAGAAAGGCCGGAAAGATAGCGAAGGCAGGAATGAAGGTTGCTGAGGAGGTCATAAAACCAGGAAAGAGCGAGCTTGAGATAGCCGCTGAGATTACGAGGGAGCTTATGATTAAGGGTAGCGAAAATCCTAAGGTTTACGTCTCCACAACTCCAAGGGCTCATGCAGAGCCCTTCCGTGACCTGAAGGTTAAGGAAAATGGAGTTGTTACCGTGGTCATCGGTGCTGACTACAACCATTACCACGCTAACATGGCCAGAACCTTCGTCATTGGGGATCCTGGGGCTAGGGTTAGAGAGGCAATAAAGGCCAAAGAAGAAGCTTACAGGCTTGCACTGGATGAAACAAGGATTGGAGTTCCCTTAAACTCCGTTGAGAAGAAGCTAGCGGAATTTTTTAGGGCGAAAGGATTTGGAAATGGATACATTACGGGTTACACCCACGGCGTTGGCCTGCTGATTGAAGAGTTGCCCATGCCGACGATAATAGTTCAGACTAGGGCTCAAAAGGTTCAGGAGAATATGGTTCTCAGCATAATTCATGCTCCCTTAATGTTGCCCGAGGGAAGCATAAAGCATGAGGATACGTACATTGTGAAAAAGGATAAGCTTGAGAGCGTGACTAGCTAG
- a CDS encoding phosphoglycerate kinase produces MFRLSDFNFHNKAVFLRADLNSPMKDGKIISDARFRAVLPTIKYLLESGARLVIGTHQGKPYSEDYATTEEHARILSELLDQHVEYVEDIFGKYAREKIRELKPGEVLMLENLRFSAEEVKNKSIEECEKTFFVKKLSQVIDLVVNDAFAAAHRSQPSLVGFARVKPMIMGLLMEREVEALSKAYYSKERPRVYVLGGAKVDDSLRVAENVLRKGKADLILTGGLVANVFTLAKGFNLGRRNIEFMERKGILKFVDWAEKILDEFYPFVKTPVDFAIDYKGERLEIDLLSEEKRLFDEYQILDIGSRTVEKYRQVLMQAKIIVANGPMGVFEREEFAVGTVGVFRAIAESPAFSVVGGGHSIASIHKYGIEGISHVSTGGGAMLTFFAGEKLPVLEALSLSYEKFKGHL; encoded by the coding sequence ATGTTCAGATTGAGCGATTTTAATTTCCATAATAAGGCGGTTTTCCTTCGTGCTGACCTCAATTCACCAATGAAAGATGGCAAGATAATCAGTGACGCGAGATTTAGGGCCGTGCTTCCAACGATAAAGTACCTGCTCGAAAGTGGAGCGAGGCTTGTTATAGGCACTCATCAGGGAAAGCCATATAGTGAAGACTACGCCACAACAGAAGAGCACGCGAGGATTCTCTCTGAACTGTTAGACCAGCACGTTGAGTACGTTGAGGATATATTTGGAAAGTACGCTAGGGAGAAGATTAGGGAGCTCAAACCTGGGGAGGTTTTAATGCTCGAAAACCTGAGGTTTTCAGCTGAGGAAGTTAAAAATAAGTCCATAGAGGAGTGCGAAAAAACGTTCTTCGTTAAAAAGCTCTCCCAAGTTATAGATCTTGTTGTGAATGATGCCTTTGCCGCCGCACATAGAAGTCAGCCCTCCCTTGTTGGTTTTGCAAGGGTAAAGCCCATGATAATGGGACTCTTAATGGAGAGGGAGGTTGAGGCTCTAAGCAAAGCTTATTACAGTAAAGAGAGGCCCAGAGTATACGTCCTTGGGGGGGCAAAGGTCGATGACTCGTTGAGGGTTGCCGAGAACGTGTTAAGGAAAGGTAAAGCTGACCTCATTTTAACCGGAGGATTGGTTGCAAACGTCTTTACCTTGGCTAAGGGCTTTAATTTGGGAAGGAGGAACATAGAGTTCATGGAACGTAAAGGGATTTTAAAGTTCGTGGACTGGGCCGAGAAGATACTGGATGAGTTTTATCCCTTCGTTAAAACCCCCGTAGACTTTGCAATAGACTATAAAGGGGAGAGGCTGGAGATAGACCTGCTAAGTGAAGAAAAGAGGCTATTTGATGAGTACCAGATACTGGATATAGGCTCGAGAACGGTGGAGAAGTACAGGCAGGTCCTCATGCAGGCAAAGATAATAGTGGCCAACGGCCCTATGGGTGTTTTTGAGAGGGAGGAGTTTGCTGTGGGAACAGTAGGAGTGTTTAGGGCCATAGCTGAAAGTCCAGCGTTCAGCGTTGTCGGTGGGGGTCACTCAATAGCTAGCATACATAAGTACGGAATAGAGGGTATAAGCCACGTCTCAACCGGTGGAGGGGCGATGCTAACGTTCTTTGCCGGAGAGAAACTGCCTGTGCTCGAGGCTCTAAGCTTAAGCTACGAGAAGTTCAAGGGGCATCTTTAA